In Aliamphritea ceti, a single window of DNA contains:
- a CDS encoding DUF2889 domain-containing protein — MPLPPSAPRALQHTRTVICRGFKRQDGLWDIEGHLTDIKTTATPLQERNDGLVPAGEPIHDLSLRLTIDLDMNIHDVASSMDLTPYRLCPEISQHYKKLIGLRIASGFTRQTRELFGGINGCTHLLELLGPIATTAFQSTHKEQVARLEQMPGAQPFMLDNCHALNTRGEVVKKHWPKYFQGQQVPAEEPA, encoded by the coding sequence ATGCCATTACCTCCATCAGCACCCCGTGCCCTCCAGCATACACGTACCGTCATCTGTCGTGGATTTAAACGGCAAGACGGCTTGTGGGATATCGAAGGTCACTTAACCGACATCAAAACTACTGCAACGCCACTGCAGGAACGCAATGATGGTTTAGTGCCGGCAGGAGAACCGATTCATGACCTTAGCCTGCGGCTGACGATTGATCTTGATATGAACATTCATGATGTTGCCAGCAGCATGGATCTGACACCCTACCGTTTGTGTCCTGAGATTAGCCAGCATTACAAAAAGCTTATTGGTTTGCGTATTGCTTCAGGCTTTACCCGCCAGACCCGTGAGCTCTTTGGTGGTATTAACGGCTGTACACATTTACTTGAACTACTGGGTCCTATTGCTACTACTGCATTTCAATCTACCCACAAAGAGCAAGTCGCCAGACTCGAACAAATGCCCGGCGCTCAGCCTTTTATGCTGGATAATTGTCATGCCCTGAATACAAGGGGTGAGGTTGTTAAAAAACACTGGCCCAAATATTTTCAGGGTCAGCAGGTTCCAGCAGAAGAACCTGCTTAG
- a CDS encoding EAL and HDOD domain-containing protein → MTTTAAHSQVMMARQPIFDCQQRVVAYELLYRNEADTEHALFNDSSATCDVILNVYTNIADNGSKKSVPAFINMTRELLLSEDFPELPRKQIVIEVLEDIAADDEIIAAVKRLAEKGYRIALDDFVYSPEFDPLLELAHIVKVDVLGMSPDEIANQVKLLKPFKVTLLAEKIETVEVLEHCHALGFKLFQGHFLSRPKIIKGRKLEANHANLLVLVSELQNKRTTPERLEELIIQDPVLTYKLLRIVNSAAYSLIRRVESLSEAIVLLGMDQIRSWATMIALANRTSKPEEICRSLLLRGKMCEAIAQSQGFQNNSSFFMTGVLSQLHIMLDIDQATMLEQVPLGEDIESAIKDHTGSMGDILKHVTHYEAGDWDLLPQDIDIEAYEESYRSALNWSKDAMLSMSN, encoded by the coding sequence ATGACCACCACCGCTGCGCACTCGCAGGTAATGATGGCCAGACAGCCAATTTTTGACTGTCAGCAACGGGTTGTTGCGTATGAGCTGCTTTATCGTAATGAAGCAGACACAGAACATGCTCTATTTAATGACTCCAGCGCCACCTGCGATGTAATTCTGAATGTTTACACTAACATTGCAGATAACGGCAGCAAGAAGAGCGTGCCAGCCTTCATAAATATGACCCGGGAACTTCTGTTATCAGAAGACTTTCCTGAGTTACCTCGTAAACAAATTGTTATCGAAGTACTCGAAGATATCGCAGCAGATGATGAAATCATTGCAGCGGTAAAGCGTCTGGCTGAAAAAGGCTATCGTATAGCACTGGACGACTTTGTTTACAGTCCTGAATTTGACCCGCTGTTAGAGTTGGCACATATAGTTAAAGTCGATGTACTGGGTATGTCTCCAGATGAAATCGCCAATCAGGTTAAGCTACTAAAGCCATTTAAAGTAACCTTGCTGGCTGAAAAAATTGAAACAGTTGAAGTGCTGGAGCATTGCCATGCACTTGGCTTTAAGCTGTTTCAGGGACACTTCCTGAGTCGACCAAAGATTATCAAGGGACGTAAGCTTGAAGCTAATCATGCTAACTTGCTGGTCCTGGTCAGCGAACTGCAAAATAAACGTACAACACCGGAACGTTTAGAAGAACTGATCATTCAGGATCCTGTGCTGACTTATAAGTTACTACGTATTGTTAACTCAGCAGCCTATTCACTGATCCGTCGTGTTGAATCTCTTTCTGAAGCGATTGTACTTCTGGGAATGGATCAGATTCGTAGTTGGGCAACAATGATTGCACTGGCTAATCGCACCAGCAAGCCTGAAGAAATCTGCCGCTCCCTGCTCTTGCGGGGCAAAATGTGCGAGGCAATTGCCCAGTCACAGGGATTTCAAAACAATAGCAGCTTCTTTATGACCGGTGTGCTGTCGCAGCTACACATTATGCTCGATATTGACCAGGCAACTATGCTTGAGCAAGTGCCACTCGGTGAAGATATTGAGTCAGCAATTAAAGATCATACCGGATCTATGGGTGACATTCTTAAGCATGTCACGCACTATGAAGCCGGTGACTGGGATTTGCTACCTCAGGATATCGATATCGAGGCATACGAAGAATCTTATCGTTCAGCTCTGAACTGGAGCAAAGACGCTATGTTATCAATGTCTAACTGA
- the ylqF gene encoding ribosome biogenesis GTPase YlqF → MSINWFPGHMHKARKEIAEVMKDIDVVIEVLDARLPISSENPMVSSLRKGTPVIKLLNKSDLADPQRSQEWLEYFNSLPDTTALLIDYSQKKLISRIPDLCKQQVPARANAGRPVRAMIMGIPNVGKSTMINALLGKRIAKVGNEPAVTKGQKRFTLKNGMALSDTPGILWPKIEDRDSGYRLAASGAIKDTAIEYEDIAAYAAGFLRTDYPDLLTQRYKLKSIPETAEETLESIGRKRAGLRPGGVVDLHKASEILLNELRSGVIGLVTFETVDEWQAKWEAQRLEAERLEQERLEEERLAAEQAKEKQYRR, encoded by the coding sequence ATGAGTATTAACTGGTTTCCGGGTCATATGCACAAGGCGAGAAAAGAAATCGCCGAAGTGATGAAAGACATAGATGTTGTTATAGAAGTACTGGATGCACGCCTGCCGATCTCCAGCGAAAACCCTATGGTGTCTTCACTCCGTAAAGGGACTCCAGTAATCAAGTTGCTGAACAAGTCCGATCTGGCAGACCCGCAGCGGAGTCAGGAATGGCTTGAGTATTTCAACAGTTTGCCGGATACCACTGCATTGCTGATCGATTACTCGCAAAAGAAGCTGATTAGCCGTATACCGGACCTTTGTAAGCAACAGGTACCAGCGCGGGCTAATGCTGGCAGGCCTGTCCGGGCAATGATCATGGGGATACCGAACGTCGGTAAGTCCACGATGATCAATGCTTTACTGGGTAAGCGTATTGCTAAGGTTGGTAACGAGCCAGCAGTCACTAAAGGGCAAAAACGTTTTACCCTGAAAAATGGCATGGCTCTATCTGATACACCAGGTATTCTCTGGCCTAAAATCGAAGACCGGGATTCCGGTTATCGTTTAGCAGCCAGCGGTGCAATTAAAGATACGGCTATCGAATATGAAGATATTGCAGCTTATGCTGCTGGATTCTTGCGAACCGATTATCCAGATCTGCTGACTCAGCGTTATAAGCTGAAATCGATTCCTGAAACAGCGGAAGAAACGCTGGAAAGTATCGGCCGCAAACGGGCCGGATTACGCCCCGGAGGTGTAGTTGACCTGCATAAAGCTTCGGAAATCCTGTTGAATGAATTACGTTCAGGGGTAATTGGACTGGTTACCTTTGAAACTGTTGACGAATGGCAGGCGAAGTGGGAGGCGCAACGGCTTGAAGCTGAGCGGCTTGAGCAGGAACGCCTGGAAGAAGAACGACTCGCCGCCGAACAGGCAAAAGAGAAACAATACCGCCGCTAA
- a CDS encoding CDGSH iron-sulfur domain-containing protein, with product MSHAEVRRAGNAPIKIDLVEGETYCWCACGRSSTQPLCDGSHQGTGLDPVVFIARKSETVWLCTCKQTQTTPLCDGSHKQQQAQSKAY from the coding sequence ATGTCTCACGCCGAAGTACGTCGTGCAGGTAATGCGCCGATAAAGATTGATCTGGTTGAAGGGGAGACTTATTGCTGGTGCGCTTGCGGCCGTTCATCTACTCAGCCATTGTGTGACGGGTCCCATCAGGGTACCGGATTAGATCCGGTGGTTTTTATTGCCCGTAAATCAGAAACAGTATGGCTCTGTACGTGTAAACAGACGCAGACTACACCCTTATGTGATGGTAGCCACAAGCAACAGCAGGCTCAAAGCAAAGCATATTAA
- a CDS encoding phosphoribosylaminoimidazolesuccinocarboxamide synthase — translation MSRADKVLAVNDDLPIRTDSPVHSGKVRSVYWLTEADSRRLIAEKGYDVVSDAPLAIMVISDRISAFDCIWQGEGGMRGVPGKGAALNAISNHWFKLFREQGLADSHILDIPHPLVWIVQKAKPVMIEAICRQYITGSMWRAYSKGEREFCGIQIAEGLQKDQKLPELLITPSTKGILTGIPGVPEVDDVNITRTDIKNNYQAFNFRDAADIDQYEKLLKEGFNLISNALSELDQVFVDTKFEFGYVTDANGNEKLIYMDEVGTPDSSRIWDGPSYRDGQVVENSKESFRQLLLTHFPDPDILLNKDRMDERQALARDNELPTEVLNAVSDTYVGIAEKITGKKLNLSDNPKAEIIAILKEEYALVD, via the coding sequence ATGAGTCGTGCCGATAAAGTTTTAGCGGTAAATGATGATCTTCCTATTCGTACAGACAGCCCGGTTCACAGTGGCAAAGTACGTTCCGTTTACTGGCTTACTGAAGCTGACAGCCGCCGGTTAATCGCTGAGAAAGGATACGACGTAGTTAGCGATGCACCGCTTGCCATTATGGTTATCAGTGACCGAATCTCTGCTTTTGACTGCATTTGGCAAGGTGAAGGCGGCATGCGTGGCGTACCTGGTAAAGGTGCAGCGCTGAACGCTATCTCTAACCACTGGTTTAAACTGTTCCGTGAACAGGGCCTGGCTGACAGCCATATTCTGGACATCCCTCACCCACTGGTATGGATTGTTCAGAAAGCTAAACCAGTAATGATTGAAGCTATTTGCCGTCAATACATTACTGGCTCAATGTGGCGTGCTTACAGTAAAGGTGAACGTGAGTTCTGCGGTATCCAAATTGCTGAAGGCCTGCAGAAAGATCAGAAACTTCCTGAGCTGCTGATTACGCCCTCGACTAAAGGCATTCTGACCGGTATTCCGGGTGTGCCTGAAGTTGATGATGTAAACATTACCCGTACTGACATTAAAAATAACTACCAGGCATTCAACTTCCGCGACGCTGCAGATATCGATCAGTACGAGAAGCTGTTGAAGGAAGGTTTCAATCTGATTAGTAATGCTCTGAGCGAACTTGATCAGGTGTTTGTCGATACTAAGTTTGAATTTGGTTACGTTACAGATGCTAACGGTAACGAAAAGCTAATTTATATGGATGAAGTAGGAACACCAGACTCATCCCGTATCTGGGACGGCCCTTCTTACCGTGACGGCCAGGTAGTTGAGAATTCCAAAGAGAGTTTCCGCCAGCTGTTGCTGACGCATTTCCCTGATCCAGACATTCTGCTGAATAAAGACCGTATGGACGAACGTCAAGCCCTAGCTCGTGATAACGAACTACCAACAGAAGTTCTGAATGCAGTTTCCGATACATATGTAGGCATTGCGGAAAAGATTACAGGTAAAAAGCTGAATCTGTCTGATAATCCTAAGGCAGAAATCATTGCTATCCTGAAAGAAGAGTACGCACTGGTAGATTAA
- a CDS encoding DM13 domain-containing protein, translating into MKKLLLLASLLAALATGFAAGIYALPIMIAPPSPSNAMLTQIILEADYTAEFDANISGSDFLHWGEGRLGITGNKVAFIGELAPGPDYRLYLVPEYVNSDKEFLAVKSSALQLGEVNTFKNFLVEFDDGVNFAEYNTLLVWCETFQKYISATRFR; encoded by the coding sequence ATGAAAAAACTACTCTTGCTGGCATCCTTGCTGGCAGCACTGGCGACAGGTTTTGCTGCTGGTATCTATGCGCTACCTATCATGATTGCGCCACCGTCACCCAGCAATGCAATGCTTACACAGATCATTTTAGAAGCTGACTACACAGCTGAGTTTGATGCGAATATTTCAGGCAGTGATTTTCTGCACTGGGGCGAAGGGCGGTTAGGGATAACTGGCAATAAGGTCGCCTTTATTGGTGAGCTCGCGCCGGGCCCGGATTACCGATTATATCTGGTACCTGAATATGTAAATTCTGACAAAGAATTTCTGGCGGTTAAATCCAGCGCGTTGCAGCTAGGTGAGGTTAATACCTTTAAGAATTTCCTGGTTGAGTTTGATGACGGCGTTAATTTTGCGGAATACAACACACTACTGGTGTGGTGTGAAACGTTTCAGAAATACATTTCAGCAACGCGGTTCCGTTAA
- a CDS encoding MFS transporter: MQKADAQQPPWLALFSICLAAFLVPMAMAAVNLALPTIALDLHIDAVYLSWVPSAPLWGSVVLMLPVARLADLYGRRRIHLYGLALYAASSVVVAWVDQIEWLLFFRVLQGLSSSFIFATAMAMVATLAGSERRGMFLGIVSTSVYLGLTLGPVAGGWLTELLGWRSVFWLPVPGILLALVLVLRFVPTTPRTQQTNEGLSFSQRLDLTGSLIFALCTSCLFFGVSGLPDLRFAGVLFMGIVLCWVFVRHQRVAKAPLVRIDAMRQNRIFTRSLLASVCMYGASFPVLFILSLYLQYIQGLSPGEAGSIILIQALLMACVAPVAGRLSDRYEARVIATSGCGMFVLGFVVLFFAGMDSPLWQIQMGLCFLGIGFGLFSSPNNNAAMGSVDPSRLGIASAMLNLARTAGNMFSTTIMVVIFNYYFGEKVLQPEDYPQLLVVVKIAVLLGGAYALAGGYFSLTRGRMR, translated from the coding sequence ATGCAAAAGGCTGACGCTCAACAGCCACCCTGGTTAGCACTCTTCAGTATTTGTCTTGCAGCATTTCTGGTACCTATGGCTATGGCTGCTGTTAATCTGGCCTTGCCGACCATAGCGCTTGATCTGCATATAGATGCGGTTTATTTAAGCTGGGTCCCCAGTGCGCCGTTATGGGGCTCTGTTGTGCTGATGCTTCCGGTTGCCAGATTGGCAGACCTCTATGGCAGAAGGCGAATACATCTTTACGGCCTGGCTTTATACGCTGCATCTTCAGTGGTTGTCGCCTGGGTAGACCAGATTGAATGGTTGCTTTTCTTTCGGGTTTTGCAGGGGCTTTCCAGTTCATTCATTTTTGCTACCGCAATGGCTATGGTTGCTACACTGGCTGGTAGCGAGCGGCGGGGAATGTTCCTGGGCATAGTTTCTACGTCTGTATATCTTGGTTTAACACTTGGTCCTGTTGCGGGAGGCTGGCTGACTGAATTACTCGGCTGGAGAAGTGTGTTCTGGCTACCGGTACCCGGTATATTGCTGGCGCTGGTATTGGTCTTACGTTTTGTGCCAACGACGCCGCGTACACAGCAGACTAATGAGGGCCTCAGTTTCAGCCAGCGGTTGGACCTTACCGGTAGCCTGATCTTTGCGCTTTGTACCAGCTGTTTGTTTTTCGGTGTATCTGGTTTACCAGACCTTCGCTTTGCCGGTGTATTGTTCATGGGCATAGTACTTTGCTGGGTATTTGTACGTCATCAGCGGGTAGCCAAAGCCCCTTTAGTACGTATTGATGCTATGCGCCAGAATCGAATATTTACCCGCTCACTACTGGCCAGTGTTTGTATGTATGGCGCCAGCTTTCCGGTGTTATTTATTCTGAGTTTGTATCTGCAGTACATACAGGGGCTATCGCCGGGTGAGGCGGGCAGTATTATCCTTATACAGGCTTTACTAATGGCCTGCGTTGCACCGGTTGCTGGACGGCTTTCCGATCGTTACGAAGCAAGAGTTATTGCAACCTCTGGTTGTGGGATGTTTGTGCTGGGTTTCGTGGTACTGTTTTTTGCAGGAATGGATTCGCCGCTGTGGCAAATTCAGATGGGGCTTTGCTTTTTAGGCATTGGATTTGGGTTATTTTCCTCACCAAACAATAACGCAGCGATGGGGTCAGTTGATCCTTCACGGTTAGGCATTGCTTCTGCCATGCTTAACTTAGCCCGTACTGCTGGCAACATGTTCAGTACAACTATTATGGTGGTGATTTTTAATTATTACTTTGGTGAGAAAGTGTTGCAGCCGGAAGACTATCCGCAGCTTTTAGTTGTAGTGAAAATAGCAGTGTTACTGGGTGGGGCTTATGCCCTGGCCGGCGGGTATTTTTCTTTAACCCGCGGCCGGATGCGCTAA
- the ppsR gene encoding posphoenolpyruvate synthetase regulatory kinase/phosphorylase PpsR — MKRTAFFISDGTGITAEALGNSLLAQFEGIYFDKITLPYIDSIDKAHAAVKRINDASEQDGQQAIVFDTVVDETIRKEISSSVSYKIDVFSAFLKPLELELGCHSSYSVGTSHGIHEMDRYKDRIESVNFALDNDDGARIQQYDQADIILIGVSRCGKTPSCLYMALQFGVRAANYPLTEDDLHDKDLPAILKPYRDKLYGLTIDPFQLAAIRHERRPNSRYASLDQCEFEVRCVERMLRKEVLPSINTTSFSIEEIATKIMAQMDLDRRID; from the coding sequence ATGAAACGTACAGCATTTTTTATCTCCGACGGCACTGGAATAACAGCCGAAGCTTTGGGCAACAGCCTCTTGGCACAGTTTGAAGGCATTTACTTCGACAAAATTACTTTGCCTTATATCGACAGCATTGATAAAGCCCACGCTGCAGTAAAACGCATCAATGACGCCAGTGAACAGGACGGTCAGCAAGCAATCGTGTTCGACACTGTTGTAGATGAAACTATTCGTAAAGAAATAAGCAGTAGCGTCTCGTATAAGATCGATGTGTTTTCAGCTTTTCTTAAACCTCTTGAGCTCGAGCTCGGCTGCCACTCGTCCTATAGCGTCGGCACATCACACGGTATCCATGAAATGGACCGTTATAAGGATCGCATCGAATCTGTTAATTTTGCACTGGATAACGATGACGGTGCCAGGATTCAGCAATACGATCAGGCTGATATCATTCTAATTGGCGTTTCCCGTTGCGGTAAAACCCCGTCATGTCTTTACATGGCATTACAGTTTGGCGTACGTGCAGCCAATTATCCCCTTACTGAAGATGACCTGCATGATAAGGATCTGCCTGCCATTCTCAAGCCTTATCGCGATAAGCTCTATGGCCTTACGATAGATCCTTTCCAGCTCGCTGCTATTCGCCATGAGCGCCGGCCTAACAGTCGCTATGCTTCACTGGATCAGTGTGAGTTTGAGGTACGTTGTGTAGAGCGGATGTTGCGTAAAGAAGTCTTACCCAGCATCAACACCACTAGTTTCTCTATTGAAGAGATTGCTACCAAAATCATGGCGCAAATGGATCTGGACCGGCGAATCGACTGA
- the ppsA gene encoding phosphoenolpyruvate synthase: protein MHNYVISLAQVGMKDVDKVGGKNASLGEMISQLSDAGIRVPGGFATTADAFNEFLNYHQLGGKISAALAALDVDDVRELARVGAQIRGWIEAEPLQPELESAIKQSYEALCDGNEISVAVRSSATAEDLPDASFAGQQETFLNVRGYDAVIQAIKSVFASLYNDRAIAYRVHQGFDHDLVSLSAGIQRMVRSDIATSGVMFSLDTESGFQHVVFITSAYGLGETVVQGAVNPDEFYVYKPTLRQDVPAVLRRNLGTKAIKMVYNNQTSDGNGEQSSVKTVAVDQAERMRFSLNDEDVQALAKLAVTIEQHYGCPMDIEWAKDGEDGLLYIVQARPETVKSRVQDAVIERYLLKETGQVLVEGRSIGHRIGSGAVRLVEDISEMDLVKPGDVLVTDMTDPDWEPVMKRASAIITNRGGRTCHAAIIARELGIPAIVGCGNATDVLREDQLVTVSCAEGDTGKAYAGKLDFEHQTNRVDSMPSLPFDIMMNVGNPDRAFDFQALPNAGVGLARLEFVINRMIGIHPKALLNYDQLNEDLQQVIDRRTAGYDGPIDFYVSKLVEGMSSLAAAFYPKKVIIRMSDFKSNEYSHLIGGDAYEAREENPMLGFRGASRYIAESFRDCFELECRAMKYVREKMKLSNIEIMIPFVRTVGEAKQVIDLLAENGLRRGENGLRIIMMCELPANALLAEEFLEYFDGFSIGSNDLTQLTLGLDRDSGVIAHLFDERNEAVRQLLAMAIRACKKQKKYVGICGQGPSDHPDLARWLMEEGIDSVSLNPDTVLDTWFFLANGETAPE from the coding sequence TTGCACAACTACGTGATCTCGTTAGCCCAGGTGGGCATGAAGGATGTCGATAAAGTTGGTGGGAAGAATGCCTCCCTGGGGGAGATGATAAGTCAGTTAAGTGATGCCGGTATTCGGGTGCCCGGTGGATTTGCCACAACGGCTGATGCTTTCAATGAGTTTCTTAATTACCACCAGTTGGGCGGTAAGATTTCTGCTGCTCTGGCTGCCCTGGATGTTGATGACGTCCGTGAGCTGGCCAGAGTAGGTGCACAGATCAGAGGTTGGATCGAAGCCGAGCCGTTACAGCCTGAGCTGGAAAGTGCCATCAAACAGTCTTACGAAGCACTGTGTGACGGTAACGAAATAAGCGTTGCTGTACGTTCGTCAGCAACCGCAGAAGATTTACCTGATGCATCTTTTGCAGGTCAGCAGGAAACCTTTCTTAACGTACGTGGCTATGATGCTGTTATTCAGGCCATCAAGTCAGTATTTGCGTCTTTATATAACGACCGTGCGATCGCTTACCGGGTACATCAGGGATTTGACCATGATCTGGTGTCCTTATCTGCAGGTATTCAGCGGATGGTTCGCAGTGATATTGCGACCAGTGGTGTAATGTTTTCTCTGGATACTGAATCAGGCTTTCAACACGTTGTCTTTATTACGTCTGCTTATGGCCTGGGTGAAACGGTGGTGCAGGGCGCAGTTAATCCTGACGAGTTTTATGTCTATAAACCAACGTTGCGCCAGGATGTCCCTGCTGTCTTACGTCGCAATCTTGGTACTAAAGCTATTAAAATGGTCTATAACAATCAGACCAGCGACGGGAACGGTGAGCAGAGTAGCGTTAAAACCGTTGCTGTGGACCAGGCTGAACGAATGCGCTTTTCACTGAACGATGAAGATGTTCAGGCGCTGGCTAAACTGGCTGTGACTATTGAGCAGCACTATGGCTGTCCAATGGATATTGAATGGGCAAAAGATGGTGAAGATGGCTTGCTTTACATCGTGCAGGCCCGCCCCGAAACCGTTAAGAGCCGCGTACAGGATGCGGTAATTGAACGATATCTGCTTAAAGAGACCGGTCAGGTGTTAGTTGAAGGCCGCTCGATTGGCCACCGGATTGGTAGTGGTGCTGTACGTTTAGTTGAAGATATCAGTGAAATGGATCTGGTTAAGCCCGGTGATGTTCTGGTAACAGACATGACAGATCCTGACTGGGAGCCTGTTATGAAACGGGCATCAGCAATTATTACTAACCGTGGTGGCCGTACCTGCCATGCAGCGATTATTGCCCGTGAGTTGGGTATCCCGGCAATTGTAGGCTGCGGCAACGCAACCGATGTACTGCGTGAAGATCAGCTAGTCACTGTTTCCTGTGCGGAAGGTGATACAGGCAAAGCTTACGCAGGCAAACTGGATTTTGAGCACCAGACCAACCGCGTAGACTCAATGCCTTCTTTACCCTTCGATATTATGATGAATGTTGGTAACCCGGATCGCGCTTTTGATTTTCAGGCACTACCTAATGCTGGTGTCGGCCTGGCAAGACTCGAATTCGTGATTAACCGGATGATAGGTATTCATCCCAAAGCACTGCTTAATTATGATCAGCTGAATGAAGACCTGCAGCAGGTAATTGATCGTCGCACTGCGGGCTATGATGGCCCAATTGATTTTTATGTGTCTAAGCTGGTCGAAGGCATGTCCAGCCTGGCCGCAGCTTTCTACCCGAAGAAAGTCATTATTCGGATGTCTGACTTTAAATCTAATGAATATAGCCATCTGATTGGTGGTGATGCGTACGAAGCCCGTGAAGAAAATCCTATGCTGGGCTTTCGGGGAGCCAGCCGCTATATAGCTGAAAGTTTCCGTGATTGTTTTGAGCTTGAATGCCGCGCAATGAAATACGTGCGTGAGAAGATGAAGCTGAGCAACATCGAAATTATGATTCCTTTCGTGCGTACTGTTGGGGAAGCAAAGCAGGTTATCGACTTGCTGGCAGAGAATGGTTTACGCCGAGGTGAGAACGGTCTGCGCATTATTATGATGTGTGAGTTACCTGCTAACGCATTGCTGGCTGAAGAATTCCTTGAATACTTCGATGGTTTTTCAATCGGCTCTAACGACCTGACACAGTTAACCTTAGGTCTGGACCGTGACTCTGGTGTTATTGCACATCTATTTGATGAACGTAATGAAGCAGTAAGACAGTTACTTGCAATGGCTATCCGTGCCTGTAAAAAACAAAAAAAATACGTGGGCATATGCGGGCAGGGGCCATCAGATCATCCTGATTTAGCTCGCTGGCTGATGGAAGAAGGTATCGACTCTGTATCGCTCAATCCGGATACGGTACTTGATACATGGTTCTTCCTGGCAAACGGTGAAACAGCTCCCGAGTAA
- a CDS encoding DUF1499 domain-containing protein, translated as MLLKSIIAIFTLMLIAMFAMGWWSHKTTTTASGLKNGQLTKCPDTPNCVNSEAFAATAIKNTTQDEAKIAAVSLPDKPLDELKLDIIHTLDRMGADNLQWQDAYLATTFTTRIFRFVDDFELRIDQASGELHIRSASRVGKSDFSANRKRTDTFREQLKQAGW; from the coding sequence ATGCTGCTTAAATCAATAATTGCCATCTTTACCCTTATGCTCATTGCAATGTTTGCCATGGGCTGGTGGTCGCACAAAACGACAACTACTGCTTCAGGCCTGAAAAATGGCCAGCTGACTAAGTGTCCTGACACACCTAATTGTGTAAACAGCGAAGCCTTTGCTGCTACAGCTATAAAAAATACAACTCAAGATGAGGCAAAAATTGCTGCAGTATCGTTACCGGACAAACCTCTTGATGAATTAAAACTTGATATTATCCATACACTTGACCGCATGGGGGCAGATAATTTGCAATGGCAGGATGCTTATCTGGCCACCACCTTTACCACACGAATTTTCCGCTTTGTTGATGATTTTGAATTACGTATTGATCAGGCAAGTGGGGAATTACATATTCGCTCTGCATCACGGGTGGGTAAAAGCGATTTTTCAGCTAACCGTAAACGTACCGATACGTTTCGTGAGCAGTTAAAACAGGCAGGATGGTAA
- a CDS encoding M48 metallopeptidase family protein: protein MAARRFLNGYPAHLQEQAEALLQQNKMDAYLSKRYQPGHDIRQAKALYQYAMSIKQEYLRQSPALSKVIYDDKVDVIHNALGLHTQISRVQGNKLKSKREIRVASLFRDAPEPFLRMIVVHELAHLREKDHNKAFYKLCSYMEADYHQLELDLRLYLTLLDHQGGVNW from the coding sequence ATGGCAGCTAGACGTTTTCTGAATGGTTACCCGGCTCATTTGCAAGAACAGGCTGAGGCATTACTGCAGCAGAATAAAATGGATGCTTATCTGAGTAAACGCTATCAGCCCGGTCACGACATCCGTCAGGCTAAAGCCCTGTATCAGTATGCAATGTCGATTAAGCAGGAATACCTTCGCCAGTCACCGGCCCTGAGCAAAGTTATTTATGATGACAAAGTTGATGTTATTCATAATGCTCTGGGACTTCATACCCAAATCTCAAGGGTACAAGGCAACAAGCTTAAATCTAAGCGTGAGATTCGTGTTGCCAGCTTATTTAGGGATGCTCCGGAGCCATTTCTAAGAATGATAGTGGTTCATGAATTGGCGCATTTGCGCGAAAAAGACCACAACAAGGCTTTCTATAAACTATGTAGCTATATGGAAGCGGACTATCACCAGTTAGAACTCGATCTGCGTTTATATCTGACACTTCTGGATCATCAGGGCGGCGTTAACTGGTAA